From Deinococcus ruber:
CGGCGGAGTTCGTCATCGTGCAGCGCGGTCCACTCCCGCGTGATCGCGAGCAGATCACCTTGGTACGGAACGAGGGTCATGGCCGGATCAGCTCGACCGTGATGCCAAGGGACAGGGTCGTCCACGCCCGGTCTGCGGTGAGGACGGGCGCTTGGAGACGCAGGCCCAGCGCAAGGCAGTAGCGGTCGCCGAGCGACAGCCCGAGTGGACGGGTGAGGGCGCGGAAGGCGGCGACCTGCAACGCATCGTCCGGCTGACCCGGATCAACGGTCAACAGTTGACCGATGAGCCCCGCACGCGTCAGCCGTGCGTGGAGGTGGACGGGATCGTCGCCCCGCTCCGCGCGTTTGGTCAGGACCTCCGCCCAGTTGACGGTGTGGATGACGCTGTCACCGGTGGCCAGCACTTCCTGAACACGCTGCGCGCCGGGTTCGTTGTTCAGGAAGGCCAGGAGAGCGCTGGCATCCAGGACGTTCAAGCACGCGCCTCGTCCGTGACTTCCTGGCGACGGTCGTCGAGCAGTTCCTCGACGATGGAAGGGCCGTCGTCTTGCAGACAGCCGCGAAGGTCCGCGGCAAGTGCAGCGGCTGTGACAAGGGTGGCGTGACCGGTGTCCTGCACCTGAACGATCAGTCGACTTCCATTGGTCAGGTTAAGGGACTGGCGCAGTTCAAGTGGGAGTTGCACTCGGCCATCTGCCTTCACTTCAAGTTGATAGGCATACTGAGTCATAGTGTCAGTATAGAGTCTTTTGGCATTTTGCCGAAGGATGGCGGCCTACCTGGTTCTACCTGCTAATTGATCTTAGCAGGTAGAACCAATGTTCAGTAGCGGACAACTCCGGTTACTAATCGTCCTATTGATACCTGCGTAAGTTGTTGACAGATTAAACTGCGGGTATGGCACAGGTTTGGCAGCCGACGAGGCTGACCCGTGGGCAGTTGGAAGAACGGCGCCTCTTCGCCGAACCCTTTCTTTGGGAGGGCAAGTTGAGTTCCACACAGCTCGCCGAGCTGTGTGGCGTAGGGTCCAGTGCAGTGCGCAATTGGCGGCGCCACCTCCGTGAACTCGGTTCGCTGGAAGCGACCGTCGCTTCAGGCCCGCCCAGACGCCTCACGGATGAGCAGCGTGCTGAGATCATCACGCTGTTGCAGGCCAGTCCTGATTTACAGCACTACCCTGACCAACGATGGACATGTCCTCGTGTTCGAGCCATCATCGGCTTGAGATTCGATGTCTGGTACCACGTCGATCATCTGAGTCGCTTGCTCCATGCGTGGGGGTTCTCACGTCAGAAACCGGTGAAGCGGCCGCTGAGCAAGACCAAGAGGCAGTGGTCTCGTGGATTGAGACAGGTATGCGGGATCACGCCCAAGGTGCGCAGGGCCTTGTAGATGCCTCTGAGGCGTGAGAGGAGCGTGCGGACGTGCTGGGGGTCGAGCGTGTCCAGGCTGGTGAGGAAGGCGCGTAGCTGGTCTGGGGTGGGGTGCAGGACGTCGACCTGGGCGTGGTGGGCGAAGGTGAGGTAGCGCTTGAAGGTGTAGTAGTGGTTGCTGCGGGTTTGAGGGTGCGGGGGCATGAGGGGGTGGAGTACGTCCCAGGCGGCGGTGAGGTTGTAGGTTTGGAGGGCGTGGGTGAGGTGGCTTCGGGGGGTCATGTGACCACAGAATAATTTAAAAGCAAAGGCAATTACCACAGTGTCTCCCCCCTCTCCCCTGCGCCTGCCTCTGCTTCAGCATGGGGGAAGGAGAAGGACTGAGGAAGGCGAGAGAGGGAACGAGAGAAGCCTGTACAGATTCCCAGTGCCTTCAAATCGACTGGCCCTTCTGTTGACCGCGAACAGCGCCCCGACCGTGGACATTCAGTGATCGAACTTAGCAAAGACCTGAGCCGAGCGTATATTCATCTGGCCGTCAAAAACGTCAAGTTAAACGAAATCGTGATGCTACACCTGTACTGTGGTCGTCCCGGACAGCTCGGGCCTATTCTGCTGGACTTCTCTTTGCTGGGCAATCTGAAACAGTACCTTTCGGACGGAGTGCTGAATATCGAAGTGAAGAACGAGGACATCGTGAATCCGCTGGCGCACGGACATGGCGCTCTGGCGGCGCTGACGGTGGGCTGCCCGATTGTCCAGACGATTCCAAATGACCGTGTGAGAGCGATTGCGGGCATGCAGGCCATTGCCAACAGCGGCGAACTTTACTTCAATCTGCACACCAAAGGGCAGACGTATTTCGGAGATATTCGCGGACAATTTGCCCCGGTCGTTAAAAAGTAATGCCCTGAACGCGTGATGGGCGTCGGCGAGACGGACAGTAAGTTTCCCGACCGCCGCGCCCATCTGCTCCTGCAAGAATCTGGCAACTCTTTTCGAGCGTGTAAACTGAAGAGATGGCCCAGAAGGAAACTGTACTACGCGGAGAGCAACGAACGGCGATTGCTGATGCCGCCATCGCACTTCTGGCTGAACTGGGCACTGGTCGTCTGACTCACCGGGCCATTGACGCCGCTTTAAAACTTCCGAACGGCTCGACTTCGTACTATTTTCGCACTCAGGAAGCTCTGCTGACTGCCGCAGCGCAGCGCCTGGCCGAACTCGACGAGCAGAGCATTGAAGCTTTTCTGGCGCAGCTCCGGAGTGAACAGACGCTGACCGAAGTGGTGACAGCGTGGCTGGACTATGTTGCCAAAAACCGACTGATTGCCCGCTTTGAACTGTATCTGGAGGCCATTCGACGCCCGGAGCTACAGACTGATCGCTCCCAGAGTGAAGTTCGAGGCCCAGGCCGTGCGGGTGTTGAGCACCTACAACATTGCCCGGCCTCAGCAGGTGGCGCAGATGGTGATGTACCTGATTGAGGGAATGACCATCAACAGGCTGGTTCAGCAAGACCCGCTGCCTCAGACGCAGGTAGTGGCGCTGCTGGTCGAACTGCTCGACATGACTGCCTGAGTTCTGCTGCCAACCTGCCTCTTTCTCTGACTGCCTGTTTTACAAGGCGGCGTCTTTTGACGGTACGCATCGAAGAACTCTCGGAGCTGACCGCGCTGGAAACGCACTTCGGTGGCGCTGTTGTCTGGCGGGAGACTCCCTGTGATGAAACCTCCAGATGGGCCACCTGCTGGTATGCCCGCCTCTGGAGGGTGGGAATTTGCCTGCGGAACACAGTTGGACGGGCAACCGCAGCTCTATCGGGAGTTTGCGGAGCACAACTCCGGAAGCCTGCCTAAGCTTTGAGGAAGCAGGACACGCTTCTGAATGTTTGCTCAGCGCTGTGATTTTCAGATAGAAAGAGCGGAATCTGCTCTACACAACAAGAGCAGCTAAGGAGGCCGAAAAGGCGTGTAGAACGTCGTTTTGGCCTCCTGCATACAGAAGAGTTCTGAACGTCAGGGGAGCACCAGAACTTCACCCCCGCGTGACAGTGTTTCGATGGCTTTCGTCACGCGCCGCGCCCGTGTCTCGGGGTTAGTCGTGCCCTCGACAGACAGCGTGTGCTGCTGCTTGCCGCTGTAAGACAGCTTCGTAAAAGCGGCCAGCGCAGCGGGATTGGCATCCAGTGCAGCCTGGAGGTCGTCGGGCACCCTGATTTCACGTGGCTCGGTGTCCAGTTCCACCGTGACCGTGACCGTGTCGCCCGCCTTCAGGCCCGCCTTTCCCCGGTGCTCAGCGCTCACGGGGATCATCGAGTGGCCGCCCCGCACGCCGATGGTGCTGCGGTACAGATACGCATTCAGGACGACCGTGATGGCCGGTTTTTTTCCGCCTCCCAGCGCCTCCATGATCTCCGGCGGCACCTCGATGCCGGTCGCGGTCTTTCCTTCCTGTTTCAGAATCGCGGTAAAGATCGGCATGATTCTCCTTTCATCGGCATGGTGCTTTTTTCAGGGCTGCGGGACGGCGAGCTGAGGGCTATCGTACTCGTCGTGGCGCTTCGTCCTGGTAAAG
This genomic window contains:
- a CDS encoding YdeI/OmpD-associated family protein; amino-acid sequence: MPIFTAILKQEGKTATGIEVPPEIMEALGGGKKPAITVVLNAYLYRSTIGVRGGHSMIPVSAEHRGKAGLKAGDTVTVTVELDTEPREIRVPDDLQAALDANPAALAAFTKLSYSGKQQHTLSVEGTTNPETRARRVTKAIETLSRGGEVLVLP
- a CDS encoding CHRD domain-containing protein, with product MPSAFKSTGPSVDREQRPDRGHSVIELSKDLSRAYIHLAVKNVKLNEIVMLHLYCGRPGQLGPILLDFSLLGNLKQYLSDGVLNIEVKNEDIVNPLAHGHGALAALTVGCPIVQTIPNDRVRAIAGMQAIANSGELYFNLHTKGQTYFGDIRGQFAPVVKK
- a CDS encoding TetR/AcrR family transcriptional regulator is translated as MAQKETVLRGEQRTAIADAAIALLAELGTGRLTHRAIDAALKLPNGSTSYYFRTQEALLTAAAQRLAELDEQSIEAFLAQLRSEQTLTEVVTAWLDYVAKNRLIARFELYLEAIRRPELQTDRSQSEVRGPGRAGVEHLQHCPASAGGADGDVPD
- a CDS encoding type II toxin-antitoxin system VapC family toxin is translated as MNVLDASALLAFLNNEPGAQRVQEVLATGDSVIHTVNWAEVLTKRAERGDDPVHLHARLTRAGLIGQLLTVDPGQPDDALQVAAFRALTRPLGLSLGDRYCLALGLRLQAPVLTADRAWTTLSLGITVELIRP
- a CDS encoding SpoVT/AbrB domain-containing protein, with amino-acid sequence MTQYAYQLEVKADGRVQLPLELRQSLNLTNGSRLIVQVQDTGHATLVTAAALAADLRGCLQDDGPSIVEELLDDRRQEVTDEARA
- a CDS encoding winged helix-turn-helix domain-containing protein, whose protein sequence is MAQVWQPTRLTRGQLEERRLFAEPFLWEGKLSSTQLAELCGVGSSAVRNWRRHLRELGSLEATVASGPPRRLTDEQRAEIITLLQASPDLQHYPDQRWTCPRVRAIIGLRFDVWYHVDHLSRLLHAWGFSRQKPVKRPLSKTKRQWSRGLRQVCGITPKVRRAL